In the Candidatus Poribacteria bacterium genome, one interval contains:
- a CDS encoding RraA family protein, translating into MQLIDKESILAMTHLWEGDRFPDGRPRVPDDIIQRMKAISIEQAWGVLHGNGYQFQFAGDWMNLHPDRILVGRAVTCAFVPVRPDFNDAISAQGEKEGRVGGQNSWVIDTLVQDDVIVVDLFGKVKDGTFAGDNLGNSIYAKTGTGMVIEGGIRDLDGIYELPDFATFVRGVDPTGIANVTLTGINIPIRIAEATVLPGDIVLGRRGGVIFIPPHFAQQVVEQGEEVALRDRFGHQRLREGVYTPGEIDRKWSEEIEADFAKWREDQE; encoded by the coding sequence GTGCAACTTATTGATAAAGAGAGCATCCTCGCGATGACACACTTATGGGAAGGCGACCGGTTTCCTGATGGACGACCTCGCGTCCCCGATGATATCATTCAGCGGATGAAGGCAATCAGTATTGAACAGGCGTGGGGTGTCCTGCACGGCAACGGCTATCAGTTCCAATTCGCTGGCGATTGGATGAACCTCCACCCGGACCGGATCCTGGTCGGTAGAGCGGTGACGTGTGCGTTTGTGCCCGTCCGTCCCGATTTCAACGATGCCATCTCCGCACAAGGTGAAAAAGAGGGACGCGTCGGCGGTCAAAACTCGTGGGTGATTGATACGCTCGTCCAAGATGATGTCATCGTCGTCGACCTCTTCGGCAAGGTGAAGGACGGCACCTTCGCCGGTGATAACCTTGGCAATTCCATCTACGCGAAAACAGGGACAGGTATGGTCATCGAGGGTGGCATCCGAGACCTTGATGGCATCTACGAGTTGCCTGATTTTGCCACATTCGTGCGTGGTGTGGATCCGACGGGCATTGCGAACGTCACGCTCACCGGTATCAATATCCCTATCCGCATTGCGGAGGCGACGGTTTTACCCGGTGACATCGTTTTAGGCAGGCGCGGCGGCGTTATCTTCATTCCGCCGCATTTCGCGCAGCAGGTCGTTGAACAGGGCGAGGAGGTTGCTCTCCGTGATCGGTTCGGGCATCAACGGCTACGGGAAGGTGTATACACGCCGGGCGAGATAGATCGGAAATGGTCGGAGGAAATTGAGGCAGATTTTGCGAAATGGCGCGAGGATCAGGAATGA